The Knoellia sp. S7-12 region CGCGCAAGGTGTCGTTCCTTGCGAAGCACGAATACTTCACGGGGACTGGCCTGCGCGGTCGGTTCGTGCGTGGCTTCATGGAGGCTGGCGACGCCATCCCCGTCGACCGTGACAGTTCCCGGGGCGCCCAGGACTCTCTCGACCTCGCGCTCCAGGTGTTGCGCGACGGCAAGGCGTTCGGCATCTATCCCGAGGGCACGCGCTCGCGCGACGGTCGGCTCTATCGCGGCAAGACGGGCGTCGCGTTCCTGTCCCTCACGGCTGGGGTGCCGGTGGTGCCGGTCGGCCTCATCGGGACCGACAAGGTCCAACCGGCCGACAAGCGTGGGTTGCACTACGCCGACGTCACCATCGCGTTCGGGACGCCGATCCTGCCTTCGGCGTATGCCGGCCTGCCCGCCGGTCGCGCTCGCCGCCAGCTCACCGACGACGTCATGGACGCGATCGCTGCCCTCACCGGACAAGAGCGCGCTGACGGCTACAACGAGCGCCCCACCACCCACGAACTCTGAGCCGTCGGACCCGCGCCCCAACTTTTGCTCCCCATGAGGGAATCGGGTGGGACCGGAGGGCGAATAACCCTCCGGACCCACCAGGTTTCCTCCGGATGCCATCCCTCCCGCGCGGCGGGCGCCAGTGACGGTCGGGTGGCCTAGGCTCATGGTGTGTACGAAGGCGCTGTGCAGGACCTCATCGACGAACTCGGACGACTCCCGGGCGTCGGTCCCAAGAGCGCGCAGCGGATCGCCTTCCACCTGCTCACCCAGGACGCGGTCGACGTCCAGCGACTCGTCGACGCCCTGACCCAGGTCAAGGTCAAGGTGCGCTTCTGCGTGACCTGCTTCAACATCGCCGAGTCCGAGCAGTGCCGCATCTGCGCTGACCCCCGCCGCGACCTGACCAAGATCTGTGTCGTCGAGGAGCCCAAGGACGTCGTCGCCATCGAGCGCACCCGCGAGTTCCGAGGTCGCTACCACGTGCTGGGTGGTGCGATCAGCCCCATCGACGGCATCGGCCCCGACGACCTGACCTTCCGTGAGCTGATGACCCGCCTCGCGAGCTCTGAGGTCACCGAGATCATCATCGCGACCGACCCCAACCTCGAAGGGGAGGCGACGGCGAGCTATCTCGCGCGCTTCCTCAAGGGCATGGAGATCCGGGTCACCCGCCTCGCCTCCGGTCTGCCCGTGGGAGGCGACCTTGAGTACGCCGATGAGGTCACCCTCGGCCGCGCCTTCGAAGGACGGAGACTGCTCGATGCCTGACCAGGTCACGCCCGAAACAGCTGCCGCCTCGGGAGCCGCCGACCCCGAACTTCTCTCGGACCTGCGCGCACTCGCGGCCGACTCGGCCGCCGAGGCCCGGACCTACTTGGCCACCGTCAGTGACATCGCTTCCGGTGCCAATCCCGCGGCAGCACTCCCGCTCGGACTGCTGGCCCTGTCGCAGGTGCTGGTGATGGGGGCCCGTCTCGGCGCGATCGAGGACATCGTGCCGGAGGACCGGTTCGAGGTGGACCCGGGCCCGGACGTCGAGCTCGACCCGTTGCGTGAGAACCTCAGCAACCTCCTCGAGGGCCTCGATGACTACGCGGATGTCGTTGACCCCGTCACGGAGCCCCAGCTCACGACCGGTTCGCTGTCCAACGACCTGACCGTCGTCGCGTCGGCCCTCGCCCACGGCCTGCGTCACCACGAGGAGGGCCGCATCCTCGAAGCCCTCTGGTGGTGGCAGTTCAGCTATCTCTCCGACTGGGGCGAGCGGGCCGCCAGTGCCCTGCGGGTTCTCCAGGCGCTGCTCGCGCACATCCGTCTCGATGCCGACGCCGATGCCGTCGCCGAGGCAGAGTTCGACGCCCTCCACCCATAGGCGAAGGGGCAGGTGGTCAGTGGGCCACCCGTCATGGATGTGGACGCTGCGCCCCCGAAGTGCCACCGTTGACCCATGACGCGGACCCTCGAAGCCGACTACCTGGTGGTGGGTGCGGGCGCCATGGGGATGGCGTTCTGTGATGCGGTCATCGACCACTCCGACGCGCGCATGGTGCTGGTCGACCGACGCCACGGCGTGGGAGGTCACTGGCTTGAGGCGTACCCCTTCGTCCGGCTCCACCAGTCGTCTGCGTTCTACGGTGTTGCGTCGACGCTGCTCGGGGGCGGCAAACTGCAGGAGAGTGGACCCGAGGCAGGGCTCCAGGAGCGCGCGACCCAGTCCGAGATCACTGCCTACTACGCACGGGCGCTGGACCGGATGGTGCAGTCGGGGCGCCTCGAGTTCTTCCCGAACAGCGACCACGTCGGCGACCGCACTGTCGTGTCGCGCATCTCGGGCGACCGCTTCGAGGTCCCCGCGTCGTGCCGGATCGTCAATGCTCACTATCTGGCGCCCAGCATCCCAGCTGAGAAGCCGGCGCCGTTCGACGTCGGCGACGGCGCTCGAGTGCTGCCCGTCAACGACCTCGCTCGTCTGGACGAGGCGCCGAGTGAGTATGTCGTCGTCGGTTCGGGCAAGACCGCGACCGACGCGTGCATCTGGTTGCTGGCGCGAGGCGTCGACCCGGACACCATCTGCTGGGTTCGGCCCCGCGAGCCGTGGATGTTCAACCGGGCACGCGTCCAGCCGGACCCGGCGATTTTCATCGACCTCGCCGCCGACATCATGCAGGCGGCCGCGTCAGCGAGAACGGTCGAGGACCTGTTCCTTCGCATGGAGGACGCCGACGTGATGATGCGGATCGATCGCTCCCTTGCGCCGACGATGGCCAAGGCACCCACCCTGGCGAAGTGGGAGCTCGATCAGCTGCGAACCCTGGAGAACGTCGTGCGCCGCGGGCACATCGAGGCCGCTGAACGGGGCCGACTGCGATTCGCCGACGGGTCCGTCGGCGTGGCAGACGACGCGATCGTGGTGCACTGCGCGGCGGACGGACTGAAGTATCCCCCTCTCGTCCCGGTGTGGCGGCCCGACGTCATCACGCTGCAACCGATCAGGTCCGGCTTCCCCGCCTTCGGAGCGGCGATCATCGGCTACGTCGAGGCGACCCGGCCGCACGACGACGAGAAGAACAGGCTCTGCCCGCCGTCGAACTACGGCAACTCGATGACCGACTGGGCGCGCATGGTCTTTCGCGGCACGCGCGCGACCATGTCCTTCTCGGCGGAGCCTGACATCAAGGCGTGGGCGGACGGCGTGGCCCTCAACCCGTCGCGTGTCCCCGCGGGCTATCCAGCGTCTCCCGTGCTGGACGACGCCCGCGAGCGCCTCGCGACCCACACACCGTCGGGGATGTCGCGCCTCGCGGAACTGGGCGCGCCCACGGACATGCAGTAGCGCCTGCAGTAGTCGTCGGCACGGCGCACCCCGAGCACACGGACGTGCCCAACCGACGGGCACTGCATGTCCATTGGCCCGCAGCAAGGCCGAGGTGGGCGACCGGCATACGGGCGTGAGTTCGACAACTCAACCCCGTCGTTAGACTCGCTGGCGACCGCTCAACCGACCCCGCGACCTCACCGCATGGGAGTGCAGACGTGCCCATCGTCGTCCAGAAGTACGGCGGCTCCTCGCTCGCCGATGCCGAGAGCATCAAGAGGGTTGCGCGACGCATCGCCGAGACCAGGAAGGCCGGCAACGACGTGGTCGTCGCCGTGTCCGCGATGGGTGACTCCACCGACGAACTCGTCGACCTCGCCCAGGACGTCAGTCCGGTCCCGGCGCCGCGCGAGCTCGACATGCTGATGACCGCCGGCGAGCGGATCAGCATGGCGCTCGTTGCGATGGCGATCCACGACCTCGGCATCAGCGCCCGCTCGTTCACCGGCAGCCAGGCCGGTGTCATCACCGATGAGGCCCACGGCAAGGCCAAGATCATCGATGTCACGCCGGGCCGCATCACCGAGGCCCTCGGCAAGGGCCACGTCGTCATCGTCGCCGGCTTCCAGGGCGTCAGCCAGAGCACCAAGGAGATCACCACCCTCGGTCGCGGCGGCACCGACACGACCGCCGTCGCGCTCGCGGCCGCGCTCGAGGCGGACGTCTGCGAGATCTACACCGACGTCGACGGGGTCTTCACCGCCGACCCGCGCATCGTCCCCAAGGCCCGCAAGATCAACCGGATCTCGGCCGAGGAGATGCTCGAGCTCGCAGCCAGCGGCTCCAAGGTCCTGCACCTGCGCAGCGTCGAGTACGCCCGGCGCTACGACATTCCCATCCACGTCCGGTCCTCCTTCACCCCGAAGGAAGGCACCATCGTCAGTGACCAGCCCGGTCCCGAAGGAGAAGCTGTGGAAGCCCCGATCATTGCCGGCGTCGCACACGACCTCAGCGAAGCCAAGATCACCGTGGTCGGCGTCCCCGACACGACCGGCAAGGCCGCGCAGATCTTCCACGCTGTCGCCAACGCCGAGATCAACCTCGACATGATCGTCCAGAACGTCTCGGCGACCGACACGGGCCTCACCGACATCTCGTTCACCCTGCCCAAGACCGACGGGCAGACCGCGATGGAGGCGCTCAAGGCGATCCAGGAGCAGGTCGGGTTCACCGGCCTGCAGTACGACGACCAGGTTGGCAAGCTCTCCCTCGTCGGGGCCGGCATGCGTTCCAACCCCGGCGTCTCCGCGACCTTCTTCCGGGCCCTGGCCGACGCCGACGTCAACATCGAGATGATTTCGACGTCCGAGATCAGGATCTCGGTCATCACCCGCAGTGAGCTCCTCGAAGAGGCCGTCCGGGCGGTGCACTCCGCCTTCGGACTCGACTCCGAGGACGGTGAAGCGGTCGTCTATGCCGGCACTGGCCGCTGACAGTTGACGCACAGGGGGGATGACCGTATGACCGTTGTGACACCACCCGCGCCGACGCTCGCCATCGTCGGCGCCACCGGGGCCGTGGGCACCGTCGTGCTCGACGTGCTGCCCATGCGGCGCCACATCTGGGGGCAGGTGCGCCTTGCCGCTGCGGTCGAGGACGTCGGTTCCGTATGCCGTGTGGCCGGCGAAGACCTCACCGTCGAGGCCCTGACGCCGGAGTTCTTCGACGGCGTCGATGTCGCTGTCGTCGACATCCCACCAGAGCTCTCGGCCAAGTGGGCCGCGATCGCTGTCGAACGCGGTGTCATCGTCATCGACAACAGTCCGACGTTCCGTCGCGACCCTGACGTGCCGCTCGTCGTCCCCGAAATCAATCCGGAGGCAGTGAACGACCGGCCCAAGGGCGTCATCGCCAACCCCGGCGCCACGGTGATGACGATGATCGACGTCCTCGCCGTGCTGCACGAGAGGTGGCAACTCACCGAACTCGTCGTCACGAGTTTCCAGGCGGCATCGGGGCTCGGGCGGGCCGGCATGAGTCGGCTTCATGACGAGATTGCCGTCGTCGCTGGGGACCGCGAGCTCGGGATGCGCCCGGGTGACGTGCGTCGGGCGATCGACCACGAGCTCGGCCCGAGCATGTTTGGCGGTCCGCTGGCCCTCAACGTTCTCCCGTTCGCGGGTTCGCACGTGGGTGACGGGTGGAGCTCGGAGGAGTCCAAGATCCGTCAGGAGACCCGCAAGATCCTCGACATGCCCGACCTCAAGGTGTCGGCGACCTGTGTGCGGGTGCCGGTCGTGTCCACGCACTCGGTGTCGGTCCATGCGACGTTCGCAAAGTCGATCACCGTGGCCAAGGCACGGCAGGCCCTCGTCGAGGCACCGGCGGTCGTGGTCATGGACGATCCGGACCACGGCGAGTTCCCCACCCCGGTCGACATCGTGGGTGCCGACCCGCGTTTCGTCGGTCGGATGCGTCAGGCCATCGACTTCCCGCGCACCCTTGACCTGTTCGTCTGCGGTGACAACCTGCGCAAGGGGGCGGCCCTCAACATGCTGCAGACCGCCGAGCTCGTCGCCGCCACCCTCTGACCCACCACTTGTGCGACTGATTGCCCGTTCGGCCAGTTCGTCGCTGCGCTCCTCAGTGGCCGAACGGGCAATAAGTCGGTGTGGGTGGGCTGCGTGACACCGACGTGACCTCGTGGCCAACCGCAGTCCATGTGCGTCTGTCACCGTGCGCAGCAGATGGGGCGGCAGTGTTCGGGTCAGCGACGATCTCGATCTGGTGACGGTCTTCGGCGTGTTACTAGTGTGACGGGTGTGACTCATGGTGCAATTCCCTCAGCGGTTGTGGGACCGCTGTCGCAGGTCGAGCCTTGAGGAGGCGTGGTGTTCAGGAAGCAGGGATCAGAGCCCGAGCGTTCGCCTCTGCCGGTGCGCGCCGTCTCCGCGGCAAGTGACCTCGCTCGCCGCAGTGTCGGCATGACGCGCGACACCGTGCACAAGGAGCTCCTCGAGCGGGCCAAGTCCCAAGAGGCGATGAGCGACGAGCAGATCTGGCGCCGCTACCAGTTCCGCCATCTCGCAGCGTTCGTCACCATCCCGGCCCTGCTGCTCGGCACGGCCAGCATCGCGACGGCCTATGGCACAGGCCTCCTGACCAGTGACCCGAAGCCGGCGGCCTGCGAACCCGTCGTCGTCCTCGCCCCCGCGCCCGGGTCCTTCAAGGTCAAGGTCCTCAACTCCTCCGGTGTGAACGGCGCGGGTCAGGTGGTGGGTCGTGACCTGTCCCGCCGTGGCTTCGTCGTCGGCGATGTCTCCACTGCTCCGCGCGGGCTCTATGTCAAGGCCCCGGCGCGGATCTATCACGGCAAGGCGGGCCTCGACCAAGCCCTGCTGGTCGCTCAGACGATCGCTGGTTCCGAGCTCGAGTACGACGGCCGCGCAGGCACGGGCGTCGCGCTGGTCATCGGTGCCGACTTCACGACGATGCTTCCGGCCCCGCCGCCCAAGCCACCGGAGCAGAAGTCCTACACGGTCAACGTCTACAACGCGACGTGGCGGGCGGGCCTGGCCAAGACCGCACTCAGCGAGCTCACCGCGCGTGGCTTCTCACCGGGCAAGCAGGGCAATGACCCGGACAAGTCGTTCCTGCCCAACGACGTTGCGGTCATCCGTCACGGGCCCGAGGCCGACCTTGCGGCCGAGCAGGTCGCTCGTCACATCAAGGGCGCTGTCCTCAGTGAGGTCCCGCGCGACAACATGATCATCGACGTCGTCATCGGCAACAAGTTCGAGACCGTGACGCCGTTGGCGCAGATGCCCAAGAAACAGGTGACCCGCAAGGACCCGCCACACACGGTGTCCCGCCCCTGCAAGTGATCTCGGGCGTCCACCTGTCGGTCGCGTCCTGCCTGTGTCCCCGGTCACACTGAGAGACTGAGCCCAGTTCGTCACCCGTGATCGAGGAGAGCAGTCCATGCCCGTCCAGACCGTTGCCCTGTTGACCGCTGGCGGGCTCGCCCCTTGCCTCTCGTCGGCGGTGGGTGGACTCATCGAGCGCTACACCGAGGTCGCTCCGGACGTGCGGATCATCAGTTATCAGAACGGGTATGCCGGTCTGCTCACCGGCCGCTCGGTGGAGGTCACCCCCGAAGTCCGTGAGGGCGCGGCCCTGCTCCACCGCTTCGGTGGCTCGCCGATCGGCAACAGCCGGGTCAAGCTCACCAACGTCGCCGACTGCGTGAAGCGCGGACTCGTCCAGGAGGGGCAGGACCCCCTGCAGGTCGCGGCCGAGCAACTCACGGCTGACGGCGTCGACGTGCTCCACACCATCGGTGGCGACGACACCAACACCACGGCTGCCGATCTCGCGGCCTACCTCGCGGAGCACGACTACCCGCTCACGGTGGTGGGGCTCCCCAAGACCATCGACAACGACATCATCCCGATCCGGCAGTCGCTCGGTGCCTGGACCGCGGCCGAGCAGGGCGCGATCTTTGCCCGCAACGTCCTCGCCGAGCACTCGTCCAACCCGCGGATGCTGATCATCCACGAGGTCATGGGGCGTCACTGCGGCTGGCTGACCGCCGAGACCGCCCGCCGTCACCACGCGTGGGTCAGCGAGCAGCAGTGGCTGCCCGGTGTGGGGCTCGACGCCCGCCGTTGGGACGTCCATGCGGTCTTCGTCCCTGAGGTGCCGATCGACCTCACCGCCGAGAGCGATCGCCTCAAGGCGGTCATGGACCAGATCGGCTGCGTCAACATCTTCCTGTCCGAGGGTGCCGGAGTGGCCGAGGTCGTCGCGGAGCTCGAGGCGGCTGGACTCGAGGTTCCCGTCGACCCGTTCGGCCACGTGCAGCTCGACAAGGTCAACCCCGGCGCCTGGTTCGGCAAGCAGTTCGCCGCCCTGCTCGGCGCCGAGAAGGTCATGGTCCAGAAGTCCGGCTACTTCTCGCGCTCGGCCGCGGCAGGCGACGAGGACCTCGCCCTGATCCGAGAATGCACGGAGTATGCCGTCGACGCAGCCCTACGGGGCGAGTCCGGTCTCGTGGGTGAGGACGAAGAGCGCGGCAACGAGCTGCGCGCCGTCGAGTTCCCGCGGGTCGCCGGAGGCAAACAGTTCGACATCACCGCCCCGTGGTTCACCGAGCTGCGCACCTCGATCGGCCACGCCTGAGCGCAAGGCGCGCACACGGCATACGCCGCGTGTATCTGTGCGGGTCGTGACGGCTCCTCTCTAGTGACACCGTCACGAAAGGGAGCCCGCCATGCATGACTCGACCCAGAGCGCTGCAGCCATCGCCACGATCACGCCGCCCCGGGTGCGGGCGAGCGCAGCGGTGCGGACCTATCGCTATCTGAGGCTGAGTCTCGTCGGCCTCGTGCTGCTGCTCCTCGGCTGTGTGTGGCTCGAGCGGATCGGCGGCCTCGAGGCCAACCAGCATCTCGGCTCGATCAGCGCGTACTACTACACGCCCGCGCGCAGTGTCTTCGTTGGCGCGCTCGTCGCAGTCGGCATGAGCCTCGCGGCCATTGTCGGTCGGCGAGGTTTCGAGGACTCGGCGCTCAACATCGCGGGGATGCTCGCGCCCATCGTCGCGTTCGTCCCGACACCGAGAGGTGCTGGGGGAGCGCCCTGCGACCCGGAGGGGCGCTGCTCGGTGCCGCCGGAGTTCGTCCCGTCCGTGGTCAACAACGTGTGGGGCCTGATCGGGTTGGGGCTCGCGGCTCTCGGTCTGGGGGCGGTCACGATCATCCGCCGCCCCGAGACGTCGCGAGCGACCAAGATCGGGTTCGCCATCGCCACCCTCACGTGGGTGGCGTTCGTGGCGTGGTTCGTGTTCGGTCGGGAGTCGTTCCTTGGTGGTGCCCACTTCGGTGCGGCTGTTCCGCTCTTCGGGCTCATCACCGGTGTCGCCTATGTCAACGCGCGCCGCGCATCGGCGCGACGTGAGGGCATCCCGACTCGCGAGGCCAAGGCCTACGCCACGATCTATGGGGCGGTCGCTGTGGTGATGGCCGTGACCTTCGCGGTGGCCATCGTGTTCGTGGTCGTCGACCAGTTCCTCGGTGGTGGCACGCCGACCGAGTGGGTGCTCTGGGTCGAGGTGGTCCTGCTCGTCGCCTTTGCGACCTTCTGGATCACGCAGACCTTTGACTACTGGACCGACGGGCTCCCCGAGGAGGCCGCGACCACGCCGGCGCTCGCTGCGACCACGCGGGCGCCCGCTGCCTCCGGGAGGGTCTGAAGCGTCACGACCAGAGGTAGGCGGCGGCAGCGATGCCCGCCGCCACGATGAGGCCGCGCAACACGGACTCGGGCAGGTGGCGACCGAGATGCGAACCCACGTAGCCACCGACGACAGACCCGGCCGCCAGCGCGAGGATCGCCTGCCAGTCGACCGGGGCGATGACCACGAACACGACGGTCGCGACGAGGTTGGCCACCATGACGGCAAACGTCTTGAGCGCGTTGAGGATCCGGAACTCCAACGAGGTGCCGAGGCCGAGGACGGCGAGCATCATCACGCCGGAGCCAGCCCCGAAGTAGCCGCCGTAGACCCCGGTCACGGTCGCCATGACGCGCGTGAGGGGCGACACCCTGGACAGGTCGTCGTGACCGCCGGGGGAGGCGTTGCGAGAGCGGGCCCACGCCTTGAGTCGGGGTTGGATGCCCACGAGCAGACAGGTGCCGAGGATGAGCCACGGCACGATCAGCTCAAAGACTGTGCTCGGGAGCCCGAGCAGGAGAGCCGACCCGGCCACGGCCCCGAGCGCCGAGGTCACCATCACCACCCGGGTCACCGTCGGGTGCTCACGCAGTTCGCGCCGGTAGCCGTAGGAGCCGCTCACTCCGGCGGGGGCCATGCCGATTGTGTTCGAGGTGTTGGCGACGACGGGTGGGAGGCCGATCGCAAGGAGGACCGGGAAGCTGACGAGCGAGGCGACGCCGACGGTCGAGGTGAGGATGCCCGCGACGAACCCGGCCGCGAGGACAAGGGCGGCGTCCGAAGGATCCACGCGACCTCAGCCGCCCAGGACGGCTCGCACAGCACCCGGGACGTCATCGACCCGACCGCGTCGAACCGCCTCGGCCAGGGCGCGCACCTGGGTCGGGTGTGATCCCGCGCCACCCAGCTGGCGAGCCCGATCGGCGAGTGCGGTGTCGACCCGGGCGAGCAACGACTCCGCGTCGGTGAGCCGCAGGACGCACTCCCACACGTCGTCGAGCTCGCGGTGACCCCCGTCG contains the following coding sequences:
- a CDS encoding LytR C-terminal domain-containing protein; amino-acid sequence: MFRKQGSEPERSPLPVRAVSAASDLARRSVGMTRDTVHKELLERAKSQEAMSDEQIWRRYQFRHLAAFVTIPALLLGTASIATAYGTGLLTSDPKPAACEPVVVLAPAPGSFKVKVLNSSGVNGAGQVVGRDLSRRGFVVGDVSTAPRGLYVKAPARIYHGKAGLDQALLVAQTIAGSELEYDGRAGTGVALVIGADFTTMLPAPPPKPPEQKSYTVNVYNATWRAGLAKTALSELTARGFSPGKQGNDPDKSFLPNDVAVIRHGPEADLAAEQVARHIKGAVLSEVPRDNMIIDVVIGNKFETVTPLAQMPKKQVTRKDPPHTVSRPCK
- the recR gene encoding recombination mediator RecR, producing the protein MYEGAVQDLIDELGRLPGVGPKSAQRIAFHLLTQDAVDVQRLVDALTQVKVKVRFCVTCFNIAESEQCRICADPRRDLTKICVVEEPKDVVAIERTREFRGRYHVLGGAISPIDGIGPDDLTFRELMTRLASSEVTEIIIATDPNLEGEATASYLARFLKGMEIRVTRLASGLPVGGDLEYADEVTLGRAFEGRRLLDA
- a CDS encoding pyridine nucleotide-disulfide oxidoreductase, yielding MTRTLEADYLVVGAGAMGMAFCDAVIDHSDARMVLVDRRHGVGGHWLEAYPFVRLHQSSAFYGVASTLLGGGKLQESGPEAGLQERATQSEITAYYARALDRMVQSGRLEFFPNSDHVGDRTVVSRISGDRFEVPASCRIVNAHYLAPSIPAEKPAPFDVGDGARVLPVNDLARLDEAPSEYVVVGSGKTATDACIWLLARGVDPDTICWVRPREPWMFNRARVQPDPAIFIDLAADIMQAAASARTVEDLFLRMEDADVMMRIDRSLAPTMAKAPTLAKWELDQLRTLENVVRRGHIEAAERGRLRFADGSVGVADDAIVVHCAADGLKYPPLVPVWRPDVITLQPIRSGFPAFGAAIIGYVEATRPHDDEKNRLCPPSNYGNSMTDWARMVFRGTRATMSFSAEPDIKAWADGVALNPSRVPAGYPASPVLDDARERLATHTPSGMSRLAELGAPTDMQ
- a CDS encoding sulfite exporter TauE/SafE family protein, whose protein sequence is MDPSDAALVLAAGFVAGILTSTVGVASLVSFPVLLAIGLPPVVANTSNTIGMAPAGVSGSYGYRRELREHPTVTRVVMVTSALGAVAGSALLLGLPSTVFELIVPWLILGTCLLVGIQPRLKAWARSRNASPGGHDDLSRVSPLTRVMATVTGVYGGYFGAGSGVMMLAVLGLGTSLEFRILNALKTFAVMVANLVATVVFVVIAPVDWQAILALAAGSVVGGYVGSHLGRHLPESVLRGLIVAAGIAAAAYLWS
- a CDS encoding pyrophosphate--fructose-6-phosphate 1-phosphotransferase; translation: MPVQTVALLTAGGLAPCLSSAVGGLIERYTEVAPDVRIISYQNGYAGLLTGRSVEVTPEVREGAALLHRFGGSPIGNSRVKLTNVADCVKRGLVQEGQDPLQVAAEQLTADGVDVLHTIGGDDTNTTAADLAAYLAEHDYPLTVVGLPKTIDNDIIPIRQSLGAWTAAEQGAIFARNVLAEHSSNPRMLIIHEVMGRHCGWLTAETARRHHAWVSEQQWLPGVGLDARRWDVHAVFVPEVPIDLTAESDRLKAVMDQIGCVNIFLSEGAGVAEVVAELEAAGLEVPVDPFGHVQLDKVNPGAWFGKQFAALLGAEKVMVQKSGYFSRSAAAGDEDLALIRECTEYAVDAALRGESGLVGEDEERGNELRAVEFPRVAGGKQFDITAPWFTELRTSIGHA
- a CDS encoding lysophospholipid acyltransferase family protein yields the protein MNTYYWVGRTAMMSLSHAIWRPTILGKANVPKEGGVLLASNHLSFIDSFAIPVAAPRKVSFLAKHEYFTGTGLRGRFVRGFMEAGDAIPVDRDSSRGAQDSLDLALQVLRDGKAFGIYPEGTRSRDGRLYRGKTGVAFLSLTAGVPVVPVGLIGTDKVQPADKRGLHYADVTIAFGTPILPSAYAGLPAGRARRQLTDDVMDAIAALTGQERADGYNERPTTHEL
- a CDS encoding aspartate kinase; the encoded protein is MPIVVQKYGGSSLADAESIKRVARRIAETRKAGNDVVVAVSAMGDSTDELVDLAQDVSPVPAPRELDMLMTAGERISMALVAMAIHDLGISARSFTGSQAGVITDEAHGKAKIIDVTPGRITEALGKGHVVIVAGFQGVSQSTKEITTLGRGGTDTTAVALAAALEADVCEIYTDVDGVFTADPRIVPKARKINRISAEEMLELAASGSKVLHLRSVEYARRYDIPIHVRSSFTPKEGTIVSDQPGPEGEAVEAPIIAGVAHDLSEAKITVVGVPDTTGKAAQIFHAVANAEINLDMIVQNVSATDTGLTDISFTLPKTDGQTAMEALKAIQEQVGFTGLQYDDQVGKLSLVGAGMRSNPGVSATFFRALADADVNIEMISTSEIRISVITRSELLEEAVRAVHSAFGLDSEDGEAVVYAGTGR
- a CDS encoding aspartate-semialdehyde dehydrogenase: MTVVTPPAPTLAIVGATGAVGTVVLDVLPMRRHIWGQVRLAAAVEDVGSVCRVAGEDLTVEALTPEFFDGVDVAVVDIPPELSAKWAAIAVERGVIVIDNSPTFRRDPDVPLVVPEINPEAVNDRPKGVIANPGATVMTMIDVLAVLHERWQLTELVVTSFQAASGLGRAGMSRLHDEIAVVAGDRELGMRPGDVRRAIDHELGPSMFGGPLALNVLPFAGSHVGDGWSSEESKIRQETRKILDMPDLKVSATCVRVPVVSTHSVSVHATFAKSITVAKARQALVEAPAVVVMDDPDHGEFPTPVDIVGADPRFVGRMRQAIDFPRTLDLFVCGDNLRKGAALNMLQTAELVAATL
- a CDS encoding DUF5063 domain-containing protein — encoded protein: MPDQVTPETAAASGAADPELLSDLRALAADSAAEARTYLATVSDIASGANPAAALPLGLLALSQVLVMGARLGAIEDIVPEDRFEVDPGPDVELDPLRENLSNLLEGLDDYADVVDPVTEPQLTTGSLSNDLTVVASALAHGLRHHEEGRILEALWWWQFSYLSDWGERAASALRVLQALLAHIRLDADADAVAEAEFDALHP